In a genomic window of Brucella anthropi ATCC 49188:
- a CDS encoding UbiA family prenyltransferase: protein MDTRGQSSKNVPLAVDLDGTLVSTDLLWEGIFLLLKRNILFVIMLPVWLFSGKAYLKRQVAERVTLDASRLPYRTEFLEFLRSEHGSGRTLVLATAAAEPMAKAVASELGIFSAVYSTSGTTNLSAQRKADLLVEHYGRQGFDYAGNDRDDLPVFDAARQAIVVAPDRAAAHFQKQTGCELFSAEKPTIRTYARMLRVHQWLKNLLVFVPAILAHDIMKPDVLIATCLAFVAFSAASSAIYIVNDIVDLPVDRRHVRKNQRPFAHGKISIPFGLSVAALLLLLTAFICFFLPPAFTLAIVTYLFFTTAYTFALKRMLLGDVICLAGLYSLRLLGGSAASYIPPSFWLMAFAMFFFLSLALVKRYVELQGATVTEKDRILGRGYRPEDRDIVGQCGVAAAFTAALVLALYINSDAVKTLYTYPWLIWPLGPIVLYINVRVWILAHRGDMDDDPVLFIARDWRSQVVIALGAVLLLVAGMR from the coding sequence ATGGATACGCGGGGGCAAAGCAGCAAGAATGTGCCGCTGGCAGTCGATCTGGACGGAACTCTGGTTTCGACCGATCTGCTGTGGGAGGGTATTTTTCTTCTTTTGAAGAGGAACATCCTGTTCGTCATCATGCTGCCGGTGTGGCTGTTCTCAGGCAAGGCATATCTCAAGCGACAGGTGGCTGAGCGCGTAACGCTCGATGCATCGCGACTTCCCTACCGAACCGAGTTTCTGGAGTTTCTGCGTAGCGAACATGGGTCGGGGCGGACTTTGGTGCTGGCAACAGCTGCTGCTGAACCGATGGCCAAGGCTGTTGCGTCTGAGCTTGGGATTTTCAGCGCTGTCTATTCAACATCCGGTACGACCAATCTTTCGGCACAGCGCAAGGCTGATCTGCTTGTCGAGCACTATGGGCGACAGGGATTCGACTATGCCGGAAATGATCGTGATGACCTGCCTGTTTTCGACGCAGCCCGACAGGCGATCGTTGTCGCACCTGATCGTGCAGCGGCACATTTCCAGAAGCAAACTGGTTGTGAACTTTTCAGTGCCGAAAAACCAACTATTCGAACCTATGCTCGTATGCTCCGCGTTCATCAGTGGCTAAAGAATCTGCTCGTCTTTGTCCCGGCCATTCTGGCGCATGACATAATGAAGCCAGACGTGTTGATTGCGACTTGCTTGGCATTCGTGGCCTTTTCTGCGGCATCGTCTGCGATCTATATCGTCAATGATATTGTCGATCTTCCGGTGGATCGAAGACATGTGCGAAAAAATCAGCGACCTTTTGCACACGGAAAGATATCCATTCCCTTTGGCCTAAGCGTTGCGGCCCTGTTGTTGCTTCTGACGGCTTTTATCTGCTTTTTCCTTCCGCCCGCCTTTACGCTTGCAATCGTCACCTATCTGTTTTTCACGACCGCCTATACCTTCGCCTTGAAACGCATGTTGTTGGGAGACGTGATTTGCCTCGCGGGACTTTACAGCCTGCGGCTATTGGGAGGGTCGGCGGCTTCCTATATCCCGCCATCGTTCTGGCTGATGGCCTTTGCCATGTTTTTCTTTCTGTCGCTGGCGCTGGTGAAGCGTTATGTCGAACTGCAGGGCGCTACCGTGACAGAAAAGGACCGGATTTTGGGGCGAGGTTACCGTCCGGAAGATCGCGATATTGTCGGACAGTGTGGGGTCGCAGCCGCGTTTACCGCAGCGCTGGTTTTGGCACTCTATATTAATAGCGATGCCGTCAAGACGCTCTACACCTATCCCTGGCTGATATGGCCGCTCGGTCCGATCGTGCTCTATATCAACGTGCGTGTGTGGATACTGGCGCATCGCGGCGACATGGATGACGACCCGGTCCTCTTCATTGCCAGGGATTGGCGCAGTCAGGTCGTCATCGCGCTTGGCGCGGTGCTGCTTCTTGTGGCTGGTATGCGCTGA